A stretch of Cherax quadricarinatus isolate ZL_2023a chromosome 24, ASM3850222v1, whole genome shotgun sequence DNA encodes these proteins:
- the LOC128690712 gene encoding cuticle protein 7-like, which yields MFTSVLLMCMLVAAGVTLPVGYDVPIPYNFNYGVSAGNTNFGQQESGDGSNVKGTYYVNLPDGRVQTVGYWADGSGYHPTVTYQGTASYPSYAPSYGYH from the exons ATGTTCACCTCT GTGTTGTTGATGTGCATGCTGGTGGCTGCTGGTGTGACTCTTCCAGTGGGATACGAT GTACCCATCCCTTACAACTTTAATTATGGGGTGAGCGCCGGAAACACCAACTTTGGTCAACaggagagtggtgatggttctAACGTCAAGGGTACATACTATGTGAACCTTCCTGACGGTCGTGTGCAAACTGTGGGTTACTGGGCCGATGGTAGTGGTTACCACCCAACAGTGACCTACCAGGGCACTGCTAGTTATCCCAGCTATGCTCCTTCTTACGGCTACCACTGA
- the LOC128690711 gene encoding cuticle protein 7-like, with the protein MFTSVLLMCMLVAAGVALPVGYDVPIPYNFNYGVSAGNTNFGQQESGDGSNVKGTYYVNLPDGRVQTVGYWADGSGYHPTVTYQGTASYPSYAPSYGYH; encoded by the exons ATGTTCACCTCT GTGTTGTTGATGTGCATGCTGGTGGCTGCTGGTGTGGCTCTTCCAGTGGGCTATGAT GTACCCATCCCTTACAACTTTAATTATGGGGTGAGCGCCGGAAACACCAACTTTGGTCAACAGGAGAGCGGTGATGGTTCTAACGTCAAGGGTACATACTATGTGAACCTTCCTGACGGTCGTGTGCAAACTGTGGGTTACTGGGCCGATGGTAGTGGTTACCACCCAACAGTGACCTACCAGGGCACTGCTAGTTATCCCAGTTATGCTCCTTCTTACGGCTACCACTga
- the LOC128690710 gene encoding cuticle protein 7-like, producing MFTSVLLMFMLVAAGVALPVGYDVPIPYNFNYGVSAGNTNFGQQESGDGSNVKGTYYVNLPDGRVQTVGYWADGSGYHPTVTYQGTASYPSYAPSYGYH from the exons ATGTTCACCTCT GTGTTGTTGATGTTCATGCTGGTGGCTGCTGGTGTGGCTCTTCCAGTGGGCTATGAT GTACCCATCCCTTACAACTTTAATTATGGGGTGAGCGCCGGAAACACCAACTTTGGTCAACaggagagtggtgatggttctAACGTCAAGGGTACATACTATGTGAACCTTCCTGACGGTCGTGTGCAAACTGTGGGTTACTGGGCCGATGGTAGTGGTTACCACCCAACAGTGACCTACCAGGGCACTGCTAGTTATCCCAGCTATGCTCCTTCTTACGGCTACCACTGA